A single region of the Thermotoga profunda AZM34c06 genome encodes:
- the secD gene encoding protein translocase subunit SecD — MRANRVRLIVVIAVIFAAFLALLWPSKGQSYKGLAAIFQRIPLGLDIKGGARLEYRVDVEAGVENPSEVVDNVWTVLRNRLDAAGYTEATVRKAFRENNSFIVIEIPAATDTTKAEKLLGSTGVMYFGQVLEESQIDPQTDPRLRDLAKIKRAEWLPARDQKIWYLVRQEIMLVKDLKLVSPQIVSASPVPETRAGRFGYKVTFELASKDAEMFKKITQQLVVPEASIGSATAKEKRLAIVLDNVVQFAGYVISVIPDGKAEITGNFSIEEAKQLAAILRSGALPARLEKVSAGWVAPLLGSDIVRTSLWAGIVGLIIVFIYMILVYGIQGIIADIALIYNTILLLGVLAATGSILTLPGIAGIIFTIGTTVDGNIIIAERIKEELRAGKSIKAAINSGFGRCFITLFDANLTTIIAGLALYYFGTGTVKGFAITLIIGVLGSFFVNIVLSRLLTEAFSSLIRKPAVVEEGGAQS; from the coding sequence ATGAGAGCAAACAGAGTGAGGCTCATAGTTGTAATTGCTGTCATCTTTGCTGCCTTCCTTGCTTTGTTGTGGCCCAGTAAGGGTCAAAGTTATAAAGGCCTGGCAGCGATCTTTCAGCGCATACCTTTGGGACTCGATATCAAAGGCGGAGCGCGTCTGGAATACAGGGTAGATGTAGAGGCGGGAGTTGAGAATCCAAGCGAAGTTGTTGACAATGTCTGGACAGTTTTGAGAAATAGGCTCGATGCAGCGGGATATACCGAGGCAACGGTGAGGAAAGCCTTTAGAGAAAATAATTCTTTCATAGTAATAGAAATTCCCGCGGCAACAGACACGACGAAGGCTGAAAAGTTACTCGGCTCTACTGGTGTGATGTATTTTGGACAGGTCTTGGAAGAAAGCCAAATTGATCCCCAAACAGACCCAAGACTCAGAGATCTGGCTAAGATAAAAAGAGCCGAATGGTTACCTGCAAGAGATCAAAAGATTTGGTATCTCGTAAGACAGGAAATAATGCTTGTGAAAGATTTGAAATTGGTTTCACCTCAAATAGTTTCAGCCAGCCCAGTGCCCGAGACCCGTGCGGGAAGATTTGGGTACAAAGTGACCTTTGAATTAGCCAGCAAAGATGCAGAGATGTTCAAGAAGATTACACAACAATTGGTTGTGCCGGAAGCTTCTATTGGCAGTGCCACGGCAAAGGAAAAACGCCTTGCCATTGTTTTGGACAACGTGGTACAATTCGCTGGTTATGTCATCTCTGTTATTCCAGATGGAAAGGCTGAGATAACTGGCAATTTCTCCATCGAAGAAGCAAAGCAACTTGCAGCGATACTCAGAAGTGGAGCTCTGCCGGCAAGACTTGAAAAAGTCTCTGCGGGATGGGTAGCTCCACTGCTCGGTTCGGATATCGTGAGAACATCTCTTTGGGCAGGAATAGTGGGATTGATAATAGTATTTATTTACATGATTTTAGTCTATGGAATACAAGGAATCATAGCTGACATAGCGTTAATTTACAACACCATATTGTTGCTCGGTGTGCTCGCCGCGACTGGTTCGATACTGACACTCCCAGGTATCGCCGGTATAATCTTCACAATTGGAACAACCGTTGATGGAAACATCATCATTGCCGAGAGAATTAAAGAGGAGTTGAGAGCTGGAAAATCGATAAAAGCGGCAATAAACTCTGGTTTTGGCAGATGCTTTATCACATTGTTTGATGCCAATCTCACTACCATTATCGCTGGTTTGGCACTGTATTATTTTGGTACTGGAACAGTCAAGGGATTTGCTATAACACTGATCATAGGTGTGCTTGGAAGTTTCTTTGTGAACATAGTCCTTTCACGACTCCTGACTGAGGCTTTTAGCTCTCTAATTCGTAAACCAGCAGTCGTTGAAGAAGGGGGAGCTCAGTCATGA
- the secF gene encoding protein translocase subunit SecF, with the protein MKHFDFVGKRRIFISISVILVALSLVFIFTKGFNFGVEFLGGSELILRVESSNFTEADVRKILSDISTEFSSARVTRVRSVGDPEDIVKFSITLTKTFSAEEKADLQAKIESKVSERNIKGQVVSFNETGGSAAEEVRRLTWRAVIITLVAILVYITLRFNFVFGVGATLALVHDVVVTMGFFSIFSYELNVPAVAAFLTLIGYSLNNTIIVYDRIRENMKKFKGKEISFVVNDSINQVFRRTINTSLTTFFVVFVLLLFAGNAIKPFAFGMTIGTVVGTYSSIYIASPLVIRWVKNR; encoded by the coding sequence ATGAAACACTTTGATTTTGTAGGTAAAAGAAGAATTTTCATATCAATCTCTGTTATATTGGTAGCATTGAGTTTGGTTTTCATTTTCACAAAGGGTTTTAATTTCGGCGTGGAATTCTTGGGCGGCTCAGAGTTGATATTGAGAGTTGAATCTTCCAATTTCACAGAAGCTGATGTGAGAAAGATTTTAAGCGATATATCAACTGAATTTTCATCGGCACGTGTAACAAGAGTGAGATCTGTCGGAGATCCAGAGGATATAGTTAAGTTCTCAATAACTTTGACAAAAACCTTTAGCGCAGAGGAAAAGGCAGATCTTCAAGCAAAAATAGAATCAAAGGTATCTGAGAGAAATATAAAGGGTCAAGTGGTTTCATTTAATGAAACAGGTGGTTCTGCCGCAGAAGAAGTCAGAAGACTCACATGGCGTGCGGTAATAATAACACTTGTTGCGATACTCGTTTATATCACATTGAGATTCAACTTCGTCTTCGGTGTTGGTGCAACCCTTGCTCTGGTACATGATGTTGTTGTGACGATGGGGTTCTTCTCGATTTTCAGTTATGAGTTGAATGTTCCGGCTGTAGCAGCGTTTTTGACATTAATCGGTTATTCATTGAACAACACAATAATCGTATACGACAGAATAAGGGAAAACATGAAGAAATTCAAAGGTAAGGAAATATCATTTGTTGTGAATGACAGTATAAACCAAGTTTTTAGAAGAACCATAAACACTTCCTTGACTACATTTTTTGTGGTCTTTGTTCTTTTACTCTTTGCCGGTAATGCCATTAAACCTTTTGCATTTGGTATGACAATCGGTACAGTTGTTGGAACATATTCATCGATTTACATCGCAAGTCCATTGGTGATACGTTGGGTCAAAAATAGGTGA
- a CDS encoding glucose-1-phosphate thymidylyltransferase — translation MKGLVLCAGKGTRLRPLTYTTAKHLIPVANRPVIQYTLDFMKNAGVTQIAIVVSPENRDLFVNVLKDGHEFGLSIEYVVQEQPRGIAHAVYQAKDFIKDDPFLMVLGDNLIFEDISPVIENFMKTETDAIVLLAHVQDPRAYGVAVLENERIKYVVEKPKEPPSDLAIVGVYMFRENVFTAIENIKPSWRGELEITDAIDYLVKNGHSVKAHVITGWWKDTGKPEDLLEANRKILDNVKKEYLLGKLDETSTIQGRVCVGNGSIIVGSLIRGPVIIGGNCKIINSYIGPYTAVGNNVSLENCEIENSILMDQSSITNVTTRIDSSILGKGARVFQNGGIPKAARLVVGDLSSIQL, via the coding sequence GTGAAGGGACTTGTATTGTGTGCTGGAAAGGGTACCAGACTCAGACCCTTGACCTATACCACGGCAAAGCACTTGATACCCGTGGCGAACAGACCTGTTATTCAGTACACGCTCGATTTTATGAAAAATGCCGGCGTCACACAAATAGCAATAGTCGTGAGTCCAGAGAATAGAGATCTGTTTGTGAATGTTCTGAAAGATGGTCATGAATTTGGACTTTCAATCGAGTATGTTGTTCAGGAACAACCAAGAGGAATCGCTCATGCGGTATATCAGGCGAAAGATTTCATAAAAGACGACCCATTCTTAATGGTTCTTGGAGATAATCTGATTTTTGAAGATATAAGTCCCGTTATTGAGAATTTCATGAAAACTGAGACCGACGCCATTGTTTTGCTCGCACACGTTCAAGATCCAAGGGCTTATGGAGTGGCTGTTCTGGAAAATGAGAGAATAAAATACGTTGTTGAAAAGCCAAAGGAACCACCCAGTGATCTTGCAATAGTTGGTGTGTATATGTTTCGAGAGAATGTCTTCACTGCAATAGAAAACATCAAACCATCTTGGAGGGGTGAACTTGAAATAACAGATGCTATTGATTATCTTGTAAAGAATGGACATTCTGTAAAAGCGCATGTAATAACAGGCTGGTGGAAAGACACGGGAAAACCCGAAGATTTACTCGAAGCAAACAGAAAGATCTTAGACAATGTGAAAAAAGAATATCTTTTAGGTAAGTTGGACGAGACCAGTACAATTCAGGGTAGGGTATGTGTTGGAAACGGCTCTATTATAGTAGGTTCACTCATTCGCGGACCTGTCATCATAGGGGGAAATTGCAAAATCATAAACAGCTATATTGGACCATACACAGCTGTTGGTAACAATGTATCTTTAGAAAATTGTGAGATAGAAAATTCTATTCTCATGGATCAAAGTAGCATCACAAATGTCACAACTCGTATTGATTCTTCTATACTCGGTAAAGGTGCCAGAGTTTTCCAAAATGGTGGGATTCCAAAGGCAGCTCGATTAGTTGTGGGAGATCTAAGCTCGATTCAACTTTGA
- a CDS encoding glycerophosphodiester phosphodiesterase family protein, which produces MVIFAHRGYSAKFPENTLKAFKKGFEYGADGLELDLRMTADGKIVVIHDEDLQRLFGVQLKVAELTLNELKKYNRDGESIPTFEEVLSIIPKEKLLNAEFKEHRVAENAIELIRKYSLVENSVISSFHHDLIADLIKKYPQMKFGFLVGEELKDDPIKLVESLLEHKPYSMHLPHQLIDYPDYFNIICNLIKKHNVKIFIWTLDDLQKYEKVKNSIDGVITNDVDSFVKYLRAKN; this is translated from the coding sequence ATGGTGATTTTTGCACACAGAGGATATTCTGCAAAGTTCCCCGAGAATACTTTAAAGGCTTTCAAAAAAGGTTTTGAATACGGTGCAGATGGTCTTGAATTGGATTTGAGAATGACGGCAGATGGAAAGATCGTGGTAATTCACGATGAAGATCTGCAAAGACTCTTCGGTGTCCAGCTTAAAGTCGCCGAATTGACTTTGAATGAGCTTAAAAAATACAATCGGGATGGTGAATCCATTCCAACTTTTGAAGAGGTACTTTCGATCATTCCAAAAGAAAAGTTGTTGAACGCCGAATTCAAAGAACACAGGGTAGCCGAGAATGCCATAGAGTTGATCAGAAAATATTCGTTGGTCGAAAACAGCGTTATCTCATCATTTCATCATGATCTCATAGCTGATTTGATAAAGAAATACCCGCAGATGAAATTTGGTTTTTTGGTTGGTGAAGAATTGAAAGATGACCCAATTAAACTTGTAGAAAGTTTGCTCGAGCATAAACCATATTCGATGCATCTGCCTCATCAATTGATTGATTATCCTGATTATTTCAATATTATATGCAATCTGATCAAAAAGCACAACGTGAAGATCTTTATATGGACATTGGATGATTTACAAAAATATGAAAAGGTCAAGAACAGTATAGATGGTGTCATAACAAACGATGTCGATAGTTTTGTGAAGTATTTGAGAGCGAAAAATTGA
- a CDS encoding DUF3242 domain-containing protein gives MKKIIVTFFALLLTGCMLRPVYVPPNAYSLTSALRSVQDGYTLIFSEEIDGYGTVKQKGAVASYLKDGANYLFYGFKFYNGSAKDGWKEIVKNFGIWSSRTYLDFPTSGLYSTKKDGKYIVAWWKDTWLFVVESSSNAEVFANYVMDNFARIGGLRRW, from the coding sequence ATGAAAAAAATAATTGTTACTTTCTTTGCCTTACTTTTAACTGGTTGCATGTTAAGACCTGTTTATGTTCCTCCAAATGCGTATTCTCTCACTTCGGCTCTCAGATCCGTTCAAGATGGATATACATTGATCTTTTCTGAAGAAATAGATGGATATGGAACTGTCAAACAAAAAGGTGCTGTGGCGAGTTATTTGAAAGACGGGGCAAACTATCTTTTCTATGGCTTCAAATTCTACAATGGATCTGCAAAAGATGGTTGGAAAGAGATAGTTAAGAATTTCGGTATTTGGAGTTCGAGGACGTATTTGGACTTCCCGACCAGTGGTTTGTACAGTACAAAGAAAGATGGGAAGTACATCGTTGCGTGGTGGAAAGACACTTGGCTATTTGTCGTTGAATCTTCTTCAAATGCTGAAGTCTTTGCAAATTACGTGATGGACAATTTTGCTCGAATAGGAGGATTAAGAAGATGGTGA
- a CDS encoding MBL fold metallo-hydrolase, which yields MTSKINAHITHTLTGPIGTNTYVLENNPPIVIDPGYGVGKIVDQECIVLLTHMHFDHICGLTELKPLKVYISKSDLKGLSDAMLNKSHFFGTSYRYMNQCEIFANELKIGDWHFQIIETPGHTPGSVVFVTDKVFFTGDTIFIDSIGRTDFPESDENSMLESLKKLSIIFKKTDPNSLILPGHMEYGTVADVLEKNLFLREALR from the coding sequence ATGACATCAAAAATCAATGCTCACATAACACACACTTTAACAGGACCAATAGGTACAAATACCTACGTTCTGGAAAATAATCCACCAATAGTGATAGACCCAGGATACGGTGTGGGAAAGATCGTTGATCAAGAGTGTATTGTTCTTTTGACACACATGCATTTTGACCATATCTGTGGTTTGACCGAACTCAAGCCATTGAAGGTGTATATTTCAAAATCTGATCTGAAAGGTCTTTCAGATGCAATGCTGAACAAGTCTCATTTTTTCGGTACCAGTTATCGTTACATGAATCAATGCGAAATATTCGCTAACGAGCTGAAGATAGGAGATTGGCACTTTCAGATAATTGAAACGCCAGGTCACACACCAGGTTCTGTTGTTTTCGTGACAGACAAGGTATTCTTCACAGGTGATACAATCTTTATTGACAGTATAGGTAGGACTGATTTTCCTGAATCCGATGAAAATTCTATGTTGGAAAGTCTGAAAAAACTATCGATCATTTTCAAAAAAACCGATCCAAATTCTTTGATATTACCAGGGCATATGGAATATGGTACTGTTGCAGATGTACTTGAGAAGAATCTTTTTCTCAGGGAGGCTTTAAGATGA
- a CDS encoding phospholipase D-like domain-containing protein, with the protein MRYTVLFLIISCTVLAQQVLFTPLNSSAIIAGLIDCAEFEVSICTFSIDEPKIVLALENAVKRGVKVRVISETPFTSCCIPTKIDAENSLFHMKVMIVDSKVLIIGSANFTTHSLFNSYNDILVIEDMSVATVFEQFFDDLWEGYEKRIEAKTPKIYFKNFHIEQTILEQLSKATKTLDVAMYAFTHPQVWALVKILSSRGVRVRILLDEWFFKNSNLSKLPFGGIELRVIRDFTLHSKLFIIDGRTVITGSANATKSGYVSNAEMIVILQDRQLCQRYVKYFEDIWMEGEIP; encoded by the coding sequence ATGAGATACACAGTTCTGTTCTTAATAATATCATGTACAGTCTTGGCACAACAGGTTTTATTTACTCCGTTGAATTCTTCTGCTATAATTGCAGGTTTAATCGATTGTGCTGAATTTGAAGTATCGATATGTACCTTTTCTATAGATGAACCAAAGATAGTTCTTGCACTCGAGAATGCCGTCAAAAGAGGTGTAAAGGTTAGAGTGATCTCTGAAACACCATTCACGAGTTGCTGTATCCCTACGAAAATAGATGCCGAGAATTCTCTTTTTCACATGAAAGTGATGATAGTCGATTCAAAAGTGCTGATCATCGGTTCTGCAAATTTCACCACTCATAGTCTGTTTAATTCATACAACGATATTCTTGTCATCGAAGATATGAGTGTAGCAACTGTATTTGAGCAATTTTTCGACGATCTGTGGGAAGGTTACGAAAAAAGAATCGAAGCAAAAACACCAAAGATCTACTTTAAGAATTTTCATATAGAACAGACGATACTCGAACAGCTGAGTAAAGCAACCAAAACACTTGATGTGGCTATGTACGCATTCACACACCCGCAAGTATGGGCACTGGTTAAGATACTTTCAAGCAGAGGAGTCCGAGTGAGAATTTTACTGGATGAATGGTTTTTCAAGAATTCGAATCTGTCAAAACTACCCTTTGGAGGTATCGAATTAAGGGTAATACGCGACTTTACTTTGCACAGTAAGTTGTTTATAATCGATGGACGAACAGTTATAACTGGATCTGCAAATGCGACTAAGAGTGGATATGTGAGCAACGCAGAGATGATTGTCATTTTACAAGATAGACAGTTGTGTCAGAGATATGTAAAGTACTTTGAAGATATCTGGATGGAAGGAGAGATACCTTGA
- a CDS encoding Cof-type HAD-IIB family hydrolase translates to MKIFVFDLDGTILQDTHDIHPKNLEAIEKLIELEKEIVFASGRMLPSMVKLLKRYFSQQFPLIAYNGSVAWLPEVGKILDVKIDPQTAVKVIEILREMKIHRQAYVEDKLVVEEENDHAKAYSDHSQIELTVVPDLVQVVREKGATKLLAIDEPQKLDSVIIHLRKIFPNLAIFKSFINYLDFVPAQVDKGRALQLIANYKKWDLKDAVAFGDNDNDIALLRAVGLKIAVKNGTKALKEVADVVVEENTEGGPGIFILDMLQRGLIN, encoded by the coding sequence TTGAAGATATTTGTCTTTGATTTAGATGGGACGATCTTACAAGATACTCATGATATTCATCCAAAGAATCTTGAAGCCATTGAAAAACTCATAGAACTTGAAAAAGAAATTGTTTTTGCAAGTGGTCGGATGTTGCCGTCTATGGTAAAGTTACTCAAAAGGTACTTTTCGCAACAATTTCCATTGATAGCATACAATGGTTCTGTTGCCTGGCTGCCTGAAGTTGGAAAGATTTTGGATGTCAAAATAGATCCTCAGACAGCGGTAAAAGTAATAGAAATTCTCAGAGAGATGAAGATTCACAGGCAGGCTTATGTCGAAGACAAGCTCGTTGTCGAAGAAGAAAACGATCATGCAAAGGCATACAGCGATCATTCGCAGATAGAATTAACAGTTGTACCAGATCTGGTTCAAGTTGTCAGAGAGAAGGGCGCGACAAAACTGCTCGCAATAGACGAACCACAAAAACTCGATTCTGTGATAATTCACTTGAGAAAGATTTTTCCAAACCTTGCTATTTTCAAATCTTTTATCAATTACCTGGATTTTGTCCCTGCTCAAGTTGATAAAGGTCGAGCACTTCAGTTGATCGCAAACTACAAAAAATGGGACTTGAAAGATGCCGTTGCATTTGGAGACAACGATAACGATATCGCATTACTCAGAGCAGTTGGTTTGAAAATCGCAGTCAAGAACGGTACCAAGGCGTTGAAGGAGGTCGCAGATGTCGTTGTTGAGGAGAATACAGAGGGTGGCCCTGGTATTTTCATTCTTGATATGCTCCAGCGTGGTCTTATCAATTGA
- the ispF gene encoding 2-C-methyl-D-erythritol 2,4-cyclodiphosphate synthase, which produces MNLRVGLGTDRHPFKKDRKFILGGVQIDFPLGLDGHSDADVLCHAVIDSLLGAASLQDIGVHFPEIDEWKNASSLQMLVKITELLRKENWQIVNLDTTVVCGAVRLSEYRDQMIANLSKAMQIPKECVSIKFKSSNHLGFESNEGVSAIAVCLISRSSAS; this is translated from the coding sequence ATGAATCTGAGAGTCGGATTAGGAACTGACAGGCATCCTTTCAAAAAGGATAGAAAATTCATTCTGGGTGGCGTTCAAATAGATTTTCCACTTGGTCTTGATGGTCATTCAGATGCAGATGTGCTGTGCCATGCAGTGATCGATTCTCTGCTCGGTGCAGCATCTTTACAAGATATAGGAGTACATTTTCCAGAAATAGACGAATGGAAGAACGCATCAAGCCTACAAATGCTTGTGAAAATTACTGAATTGTTGAGAAAAGAAAATTGGCAGATAGTCAATCTCGATACAACTGTAGTTTGTGGTGCTGTTAGACTTTCAGAATACAGAGATCAAATGATTGCCAATCTATCGAAAGCCATGCAAATACCAAAAGAATGTGTTTCGATCAAATTCAAGAGTTCGAATCATCTTGGTTTTGAATCGAATGAAGGAGTTTCAGCAATAGCAGTATGTCTGATCTCAAGGAGTTCTGCCAGTTGA
- the dnaB gene encoding replicative DNA helicase encodes MTQMIPPNNLEAEEAVLGSILIDPSVVNDVMEILRNGDFYSKKHQAIFSVMERLYEKGDPIDILSVCEELKKNGQMKFVGSDLDVAKLAEAVPTSAHVMHYAKIVRDKSILRSLIEAGRNIVESAYGEKEVDDILDEAERVVFDIAESRTTKTYEHIGVIMHQVFENLEELRARSSNVLEPGAVVSGLPTGLKSLDRQTTGFHKSDLVIVAARPSVGKTAFALTIARNMAVKFNLSVGLFSLEMSKEQLAQRLLCTESRVDLHKLRTGFLSNEEWERLTVGASVLYKANLIVDDEPSLDPRTLRAKARRMKREYNIDAIFIDYLQLMHVRGGFSESRQQEISEISRSLKLLSRELNIVVVALSQLSRAVEAREDKRPRLSDLRESGAIEQDADTVLFIYRDEYYKKSDRIHEPHEAEIIIGKQRNGPIGTVILMFEPKTASFYEVEQVERE; translated from the coding sequence ATGACCCAGATGATCCCACCTAATAACCTTGAAGCGGAAGAAGCGGTACTGGGAAGTATTTTGATAGATCCAAGTGTTGTCAACGATGTGATGGAAATACTCAGAAATGGGGATTTCTATTCAAAAAAACATCAAGCCATTTTTTCAGTGATGGAAAGACTCTATGAAAAAGGAGATCCTATCGACATACTCTCTGTCTGCGAAGAGTTGAAAAAAAACGGGCAGATGAAGTTTGTAGGTAGTGATTTGGACGTGGCAAAACTGGCAGAGGCTGTACCCACTTCGGCTCATGTGATGCACTATGCGAAGATAGTCAGAGATAAATCTATCTTACGAAGTCTCATAGAAGCAGGGAGAAATATCGTCGAGTCAGCTTATGGAGAAAAAGAAGTCGATGATATCCTTGATGAAGCCGAAAGAGTTGTTTTTGATATCGCAGAGTCTCGAACCACAAAGACTTATGAACATATTGGCGTGATTATGCATCAGGTGTTTGAAAACCTTGAAGAATTAAGGGCAAGGAGTTCAAATGTTTTGGAGCCGGGGGCAGTTGTAAGTGGTTTACCGACAGGTCTAAAATCCCTTGATAGGCAAACGACAGGCTTTCACAAATCCGATCTTGTAATCGTTGCAGCTCGCCCTTCAGTTGGAAAAACCGCCTTCGCACTGACAATAGCACGAAATATGGCTGTTAAATTCAATCTTTCTGTTGGTCTTTTCAGTCTGGAGATGTCAAAAGAACAACTCGCCCAGAGATTACTCTGTACAGAGTCAAGGGTTGATTTGCACAAACTTCGAACGGGTTTTTTGTCCAACGAAGAATGGGAAAGATTGACTGTGGGTGCATCAGTACTTTACAAAGCGAATTTAATCGTTGACGATGAACCTTCATTAGATCCAAGGACATTGCGTGCAAAAGCTCGAAGAATGAAGAGAGAGTACAATATAGACGCTATTTTCATCGATTATCTACAACTAATGCACGTACGTGGTGGTTTTTCTGAAAGCCGTCAACAAGAGATTTCGGAGATATCAAGATCTCTAAAACTTCTATCCAGGGAATTAAACATAGTTGTCGTGGCACTTTCGCAACTTTCTCGTGCCGTTGAAGCTCGAGAGGACAAAAGACCTCGCTTGAGTGACCTGAGAGAATCTGGCGCGATTGAACAAGATGCAGATACCGTCCTTTTCATATACAGAGACGAATATTACAAGAAGAGCGACCGCATCCACGAACCACATGAAGCTGAAATAATCATAGGCAAGCAGAGAAATGGACCAATCGGTACGGTGATATTGATGTTCGAACCTAAAACCGCTTCCTTTTACGAAGTAGAACAGGTGGAAAGAGAATGA
- a CDS encoding TetR/AcrR family transcriptional regulator, whose protein sequence is MSDTRERILEAARTAFSEKGFDGVSVEEIAQRAGVRKALIYYYFPSKEILFEEIWNNALEELEKHIFKEIENENYYVKKIKRFLKAYIDFVTSRKVLSRVIERERPAVLSSNIDNPEATWSRLKERYDVFVDRVAKLIEEGKENQIVHPDVDPKAAAKLIAQVMSGSSATEAIQTLILRGLMKES, encoded by the coding sequence ATGTCAGATACACGTGAAAGGATTCTTGAGGCTGCGAGAACTGCTTTCTCTGAAAAAGGTTTTGATGGTGTGAGTGTTGAGGAAATAGCACAACGCGCTGGTGTGCGTAAAGCGTTAATATACTATTACTTTCCCAGCAAAGAAATTCTTTTTGAAGAGATCTGGAATAATGCACTTGAAGAACTCGAAAAACACATCTTCAAAGAAATAGAAAATGAAAATTATTATGTGAAAAAGATCAAGCGATTCTTGAAGGCTTACATAGATTTCGTCACAAGCAGAAAGGTCTTGTCCAGAGTCATAGAAAGAGAAAGACCAGCTGTTCTCAGCAGCAACATCGACAATCCTGAAGCAACCTGGTCGCGACTGAAAGAACGATATGATGTTTTTGTTGACAGAGTTGCAAAACTCATCGAAGAAGGCAAAGAAAATCAAATTGTTCATCCAGATGTAGATCCAAAAGCCGCTGCGAAGTTAATTGCTCAGGTCATGAGTGGATCTTCTGCGACTGAAGCCATACAAACTCTAATCCTGCGTGGTTTGATGAAAGAAAGTTGA